A segment of the Roseiconus lacunae genome:
TCGAATTCCATGCCTCGAAAATGAATCAGGACCTGCAGGTCGTCACGGCGGAGAATCGGAACACGAAACGACTGGCGACGATTGTCGTCGTCCGGGATCGCGCTTTTGCTCCGCTGAATGGTTTCGACGAAATGGATGAGTTCTTCGACGGCGTGTTCATCCAAGGTCAACCGCGCATCTTCATTCTCGACGCTGCAAATCGTCAGCGATTCTCCGTCGTAAACCAATTCGATATCGCGTAGCGTCAGCTTCGCCATCAGTCTGTCCTTTGACTATTCCTCTAGTTTTCCGGTCGCTGTGCCTGCAACGTTAGGACCGCTACCGATGTGGCGCCCGTTCGCTCGCAGCGGTTATTTTGCAAGTGTTGCATGACGGCCGCCATCGGGGGAGTCAAAACTGGCAACGGCGGGCAATTAGGCCGGCGCCGGCTCTGCGGCGGCGCGATCGCTGGATTCTCGAAATAATTCAGCGATCACATCCTCAAGCGGCGGGTCCTCGACAGCGACATCCTCGATCGGGTGTTCTGACAGCAGCCGGGACAGCGTGCGCGGCACTTCGGCTCTTTCGACACGCAGCTTAACTTTTGGCCAGGTTTCTGAGAGCAACTCGCCCAAGTTCCCGGTCTCGACGTGATGGTTCTCCGGAAATTGAACGGTGATGATCTTGTATCCGGAAAACTTGTCAATGATCCCGGCCAGCGATCCGTCGTACTGAATCTGACCACGGGCGATGACGACGACACGTTTGCAAAGGGCGGCGACGTCTTTCATGTAGTGACTGGTCAGCAGAATCGTGATCTTGCGTTTTTCTTGATAGTACCGCAGGAATTGCTGAATGTTGTGCTGGGCGATCACATCCAGCCCGATCGTCGGTTCATCAAGAAACAGCACGTCGGGGCTGTGCAGGAGCGCCGCGATCAATTCCATTTTCATCCGTTCGCCGAGCGACAACTCACGCACCGGTTGTTTCAGTAGCGGTCGGACTTCCAGCAGATCTGTCAATTCGTCGAGCGTCGCACGGAATTGCTCGACTGGGATGCCATAGATCTGCTGCTGCAATCGAAACGACTCTTGGGCAGGCAGGTCCCACCACAATTGATTTTTCTGCCCCATGACAAGTGCGAAGCGTCGGCGATAAGCATTCTTTCGCTGCCAGGGGACGTACCCCATGACCGTTGCGGTGCCGCCGGTGGGATCGATCACGCCGCTAAGCAGTTTCAGCGTGGTGGTCTTACCGGCACCGTTGGGGCCCAAAAAGGCAACGAACTCCCCGGTTTCCACTTTCAAATCAATCCCGCGAACCGCATGGACCTCCTCGTATTCGCGATGAAACAGTCCACGAATACTTTCCCGAAGGCCCTCGCCCTTGCGATAGACACGATACGACTTGGCCAGGTTTTGAGCTTCGATGATCGACATGAATGGTCCGTGCCATTGGGATCGGCGTTGTGAATCGGTATTGTAATGGCCAGAACTAAATTCTGACGACCATGCATGAAACGGAAATCTCGTCGTCGCCCTCTCCATGCCATCACGGCGGACCAATCAGCCAATGAGCAGCCAGGAAGTCAGCTTGCCAGACATTCGAATCGGGCTCGGCTACGATTCACACCGACTTGAACAAGGCGGCCCGCTGCGAATCGGTGGGGTCGATATCCCCGCCAAGGTCCACGCGGTCGGCCATAGCGACGCCGACGTTCTGCTGCACTCGATCACCGATGCCCTGCTGGGGGCGATCTGCGACTCCGACATCGGCCGGCTGTTTCCCGACGACCAGGACGTCAACAAAGGTCGTGACAGCCGCGACTTCCTTCTCGAAGCCTTTTCCAGGGTTCGCAAGCGAGGATACTCCGTCGTCAACCTGGACGGAGTGATCTTGGTCGAACGCCCCAAGATGGCCCCCCACATCGATACGATGCGCCAGACCGTGGCGGAGCTATTGGAGATGGCGCCCGATCGTGTCAGCTTCAAAGCAAAGACCGGCGAAGGCGTCGGCGAAATCGGCACCGGTCAGTCGATCGCGACCCGCGTCGTGGTACTGATCGCGGCATTGCCTTAATCGCCAATTCATCGATGCTGATAAAGAGCTTGCTTCTCTAGCCCCCCAACGTTCAGGAAAACCGAACGGGAACACATCAATCACTCGTCGTGCCCAAGAGGTCCTCCAGTCGGCAACCACTCATTCGAGAGGGGGCAACGGAATATTTCCCAAACGCAGCTCCACGGCTTCGCTGTGCGCGATGGGTAGGTGTTTTCAAATTTTGTCTCCACCTGCGTTCTTCACCACCGAGGTCGAAATGACTCCCGCCGACTTCCCCTAAACTCCCGGAAGAACACGATTGTCTTAACGCTCTTTTGCCGGGACTCCATCGATTGGCGAACAGAGCTGGAGCAAACGGTTGTCCTGATCAAGAATCTTTGTAACAAAAAGCTCATCATCGAGTGGCTCGTTAACTTTGATCCAACTGAAGTCAGCGATCAGCGTCGAAGTGCCCAAGACCTTGTTAGAATTCACCTCTTTGCTTTCAACTTTTTCACGCACTATTTTATCTGGTAGTTGAATCCCATGGTGCAAGGAAAAAAAATACGATTCCTTCCAAGTCATGACGCGTTCACCATTTTGCTGCGTGAAAAATTCAACTACTGACCTTGGTACCATATTCTGTCGGTCAAATGTAACGCGACGGTCTCTTAATTTAGTATCTTTGACTTCAATAAAGACGCGACTCTCATCCAGTTGAATTTTCTTGATATTCGCTTTTAATCGTCGTCGTTCTGCAGATCGCTTTTCATCACTTTGAAGACGAAACGAAGCAGGGAATCTGTATAGACCGATATTCTCAATGTCAGGGGTGTTGTACAGATTGCTGAATCCTCCCTCCATACTGGTGCTGGCCATGCGGAGATCAGGTCGTAGCCGAAGCGATGTGGCTCCATTAAAGCTAGCGCCCGCAATCAGCTGATCAGTCCTTCGCGCCTCGACATCTTTCTTAGGCCGAACCCAGCTATCGGTCGTCGAACGCTCGACGGCCAAGTATCGTTGGCTTCCGTGGTCGAACAACATCCGGACATACGTTACGGTCTGGACTATCGGTGCCTTGTCGCTAACCCATGACGAATCCATCTGTATAAGAACGTCGTAACTTTCCAGCGCTTGAAGGTTTGACGCGTAGCCTGACAGAATTGACTCTACCTCTTCGCGACGGTCATCGTCGTAATCAAACCTGTCTGCTTGGCCATGGGCGACCAGCGGCCACGCAGCTGCAACGAAGAAACTGAGCAATCCACCGAGCCATTTGGTGAGATTCCTCGGAGATGAGAAGCGGAAAAACTGCGTCTTGATGTAGCTTGCTGTCGGTATCACGGCTGACAATCTCCACACTCATTGCCAGTCAAAACGACCTTCGGGAACGGAAAGGTAAGCACTGATGTCGAAAAGTCGGATCTGCATTTATTGTAAGGACTACACAACTTGCATTCTGTCATCATGATACAATCCGTCTCGTAGTTCCAGTCATTCGTGTAGTCGTCCTTTCCGCATTCACCAGGCGGTGGTGTGAGCGGGTAGTCAACTTGCGAAACAGGGTGGTAGAACGTCGAAAATGTCCCGGAAGGGCATTCCCACTCCATCCCTTCGTCACAAGGGAAATCGACGCAAGTGGTATTGGGGATTCCAATCACACTTTCCATATCCTCACAGGTCGGTCGGTAGATGTAGTAGCAGTCCGCCAAGGCGTTTGTTGTCATCAATACGCAAAAAAACGTACCGGCATACAGGGTTCTGAACATTTGAAACGGCCTCAAGGGGTTGGAGGATTCGCAATGCTGGAAAAATGAACTCGCGAAGACAAGCCTACAACGCGAGAGGCGGTGACGATGTGCCATGAAATTTCTGTTCCGGCATCAGCAACCTCCGCAGGAACGGCCAGCTTCTCTCGATCGCAATTGACATGCAGTCGGTAAATACCTTTCCCGATTCTGGTGCATTTGACAGCGAGTTTCAGTTCGCCCAATTTCGCGCTAACATTCGGCGGGCGATCGTTCGCTGGACGATCTTTCTCGTCGTGCAAATGAAGGATTCCATCCGCCCCGATCTTCTCATCGTTTCCACGGAAGATAAGTGTCCGAGGCGAGAGCTCGATGTCCTTTGCTTGATAAAACACCAGCGACATATGATCAACTGTTTCACCAGCGTCATTCATCGCATTAAGAGTGGTAAAAAAACCTTTCCTTGGAAGAAAAAGCGGTTCAACATCAATGATTACTTGCCACCCTGAATCTGCTGGAGCCAATTTGGCAGACACGCCATCGTTCGATGGTGACATCTCGAAAGAAACTTGTTTTGGTAGCGTTGGGGGTGTTAGAAAGAAGGGGACCGCTAGCTGCTGTCTCTTGACGTCAGCATTGATCTCCTGAGATACCATCTCTTTGCCGAATGCGACCATCCCAGCCAGTCGATAACGAACCGCTAACGTGATATCGTGCCGGTCGCCGCGTCCCGAGACCAGTCGTATCTGAAATGCCTGTTCCGCGTTGCGACGAATCATCTGGGTGTTCAGGGCAAGCTCCAAGCGAACGGTCGCCCCAGCAGCTATCGTGTCCTTATCGAAGCTTACCGAAGTGCATCCGCAACTTGCCTTCAGATCTTTTACGGGGAAATCGAGATCAAAATTGTTAATTAAGTCAATGTGAACGTTTCCTTTCATGCCGATTGGCAGTTCACCCAGGTCAACCTTCACATGGTACAAGCCCTGGCTGAGCTGCTTTAAGACGACTTCGTGGGTGGTCTCGAAACCTAGCTTCTTTTCGTCGGCTAGCGAACTTACCCCTACCGTAAGTAGTGGCAGCATCACAGCCAATCTGTTCAGTATTTCCAAGGCCGTACTCAGCATCAAACCGCCTCAAAATGTAGAGGTGCAAAAGCTTTTAGTGCCTGTTAACTAACAATTCTGGCCGTGGCCCAGCAGGTGGCTCAGTGTAGCCCTGCAGAGGGCTGTAGGGTACGCCCTTGGATGTTGGAATTCAAAGCTTCAAAGCAACTCGAATTAAACCTGGTAACAAGAAAGCATCGGTTTCCTACCTTTGTTAGACGAGAACTGCCTCTCGCCTTGACATGGACACTTGGTTTGCGGGCAATCTAGGTACGTGAACAGAAATCATTCAGCAAAGCGGTGCAGAGACGGCGTGTAGTTCACTTCACCAAGTCCTACAAGCTTCGTCGTTAAGGTGCGCAAGAGTGTTATAAACCGTTCCCAAGCATCTGCGGGCATTAGTTGATATTTTAGATTCTTGCACCACCGGTCGATTGCATTTGAGTTCCCGGCTTTAGGGTGGACGGTTATAGACAAGCAAGCCTCGCTCCCCCGACGCATCGGCTGATGCCCTGAATGCCCGGCTCCCTGGTGTGAAAGGACACATCGTCCAGGTTCATCAACGTTGCCTGGTCGATTTCATGTGGTCAACAGGCATGATCTTATCTGATTGGCTCCAGGTTTTCGCTTTGAAGGTTCTCGAGGTTTGGTGAACGAGAATCTCTTATTCTGACGCGTAATACTTTCCCGCCGCAGGGATCAGCGTGAGCTCTTTCTCCAGGCTCGCATTTCGTTGGGGCCGATGAACATCAATAGCATCGCTTCGTTTGCCGCATAGCGATCAAAGACGTCTTCGTGGAACTGATCTTCGCCCGGCCACGGATAGGAGTACATCAACCCAAAGTCCTCGAGGTCGACTCCCCAAATCTCGTACGGGTTTTCTCCCGAATGCCCGACCGAGGGCAAGGTCGAATCGAACGCCAAGTCCTCCGCACCGGGCGGCAAGAAATCACCGTGGAAAAGCTCGACCGTCGCCGGCCAGTCACTCAGTGTCTGCCGTGCTTGGACGATCAAATCAGGATGGGATTCCACCCCGTAGGATGCCAAGCCGAGTGAGTCGGCAAGGCAAGCGACGGTCGCAAATCCGCATCCCCACTCCAAGAACCCACGGTTGATCGGTCGGTGCTTCTCAAGCAACCAAGTCAGTGTTTGGTAAACGAGTTCGTAGTCGGCGGCGACAAACTGCGCCGCGTGATGCTGATTCCAGCAATCTTGGAACGCCTCGATGCGTTGGTGCATCTGGCGAAGTTTTTTCGCGATTGCCGAATCGACCGGACGTGTGTTGATGTGCGACGGCAATTCGATGGGCGTCAACATGCGGGAACTTTCGCGATACAGGGGGTGAAGTCAACGCAGTTGAAACGACCGAGAGATCAAAAGCGCAGGCCAATCGGCCAATTGACGTCGCGACGCAACATCGCCGCACATCG
Coding sequences within it:
- a CDS encoding ABC transporter ATP-binding protein, with the translated sequence MSIIEAQNLAKSYRVYRKGEGLRESIRGLFHREYEEVHAVRGIDLKVETGEFVAFLGPNGAGKTTTLKLLSGVIDPTGGTATVMGYVPWQRKNAYRRRFALVMGQKNQLWWDLPAQESFRLQQQIYGIPVEQFRATLDELTDLLEVRPLLKQPVRELSLGERMKMELIAALLHSPDVLFLDEPTIGLDVIAQHNIQQFLRYYQEKRKITILLTSHYMKDVAALCKRVVVIARGQIQYDGSLAGIIDKFSGYKIITVQFPENHHVETGNLGELLSETWPKVKLRVERAEVPRTLSRLLSEHPIEDVAVEDPPLEDVIAELFRESSDRAAAEPAPA
- the ispF gene encoding 2-C-methyl-D-erythritol 2,4-cyclodiphosphate synthase, with the translated sequence MSSQEVSLPDIRIGLGYDSHRLEQGGPLRIGGVDIPAKVHAVGHSDADVLLHSITDALLGAICDSDIGRLFPDDQDVNKGRDSRDFLLEAFSRVRKRGYSVVNLDGVILVERPKMAPHIDTMRQTVAELLEMAPDRVSFKAKTGEGVGEIGTGQSIATRVVVLIAALP
- a CDS encoding DUF1573 domain-containing protein, with protein sequence MEILNRLAVMLPLLTVGVSSLADEKKLGFETTHEVVLKQLSQGLYHVKVDLGELPIGMKGNVHIDLINNFDLDFPVKDLKASCGCTSVSFDKDTIAAGATVRLELALNTQMIRRNAEQAFQIRLVSGRGDRHDITLAVRYRLAGMVAFGKEMVSQEINADVKRQQLAVPFFLTPPTLPKQVSFEMSPSNDGVSAKLAPADSGWQVIIDVEPLFLPRKGFFTTLNAMNDAGETVDHMSLVFYQAKDIELSPRTLIFRGNDEKIGADGILHLHDEKDRPANDRPPNVSAKLGELKLAVKCTRIGKGIYRLHVNCDREKLAVPAEVADAGTEISWHIVTASRVVGLSSRVHFSSIANPPTP
- a CDS encoding class I SAM-dependent methyltransferase — translated: MLTPIELPSHINTRPVDSAIAKKLRQMHQRIEAFQDCWNQHHAAQFVAADYELVYQTLTWLLEKHRPINRGFLEWGCGFATVACLADSLGLASYGVESHPDLIVQARQTLSDWPATVELFHGDFLPPGAEDLAFDSTLPSVGHSGENPYEIWGVDLEDFGLMYSYPWPGEDQFHEDVFDRYAANEAMLLMFIGPNEMRAWRKSSR